Proteins encoded by one window of Kwoniella dejecticola CBS 10117 chromosome 9, complete sequence:
- a CDS encoding ubiquitin-like protein ATG12 has product MSITTSIPTPDLLSPSAAPSAETMMAQSQLTQPTALEALEHYKKKDPSKVVVRFKAIGSAPIMKNNVFKATAGHKFQAVILFLRQQLGMKKDEPLYTYINAAFAPAPDDTVGNLFKCFGTEGHLIVNYSNTQAWG; this is encoded by the exons ATGTCAATAACTACGTCGATACCTACTCCAGACCTCCTTTCGCCATCTGCAGCCCCTTCAGCAG AAACAATGATGGCTCAGTCCCAACTTACTCAGCCGACAGCTCTAGAGGCGCTGGAGCAttacaagaagaaagatccTTCGAAGG TCGTCGTCCGCTTCAAGGCTATAGGTTCAGCGCCCATAATGAAGAACAACGTTTTCAAAGCTACGGCAGGGCACAAATTCCAAGCTGTTATCCTGTTCCTCCGACAACAACTGggtatgaagaaggatgagccATTG TACACATACATCAACGCCGCCTTCGCCCCTGCGCCAGACGACACAGTAGGAAATCTCTTCAAATGCTTTGGGACTGAAGGACACCTGATAGTCAATTACAG TAATACCCAAGCTTGGGGATGA
- a CDS encoding pre-mRNA-splicing factor CWC2: MKPIESSSTGTSKTVAPKRKLRPARKQVKEGEIDKTEAIQPGKEYNIWYNKWAGGDKEDALANKTKAQTRCIIARDAGYTRADATANKYCCLFFARGYCPYGHECNYLHRLPLPSHQLPDNSRDCFGREKHGEYRDDMGGVGSFNRVNRTLYIGKIQETPDKKQAEETLLRHFGEWGEIMRWNILYGRGVAFVMYTSELNAQFAREAMANQSMDGDEILNVRWATEDPNPGEKKREAARIQQMGEKAIAGMLDEDLVEATQTIRALEEGDVEDFYHIEQSKPEDIPEQPEEAEDRPTKKVKSANGNGGFFDADALDNLKFYAEIAKKQAQENQNQDRLKERKVPPKAVAKPAAGGMASMLGGYGSDDESD; encoded by the exons atgaaACCTATAGAAAGCTCAAGTACCGGCACCTCCAAGACAGTAGCGCCCAAGCGGAAATTGAGGCCAGCTCGAAAACAAGTGAAAGAAGGGGAGATCGATAAGACCGAAGCGATTCAACCGGGCAAAGAGTACA ATATATGGTATAACAAGTGGGCAGGAGGAGACAAAGAAGATGCATTAGCGAA CAAAACAAAAGCACAGACTCGATGTATAATAGCGAGGGATGCTGGATATACAAGAGCAGACGCAACTGCCAACAAGTATTGTTGTTTGTTCTTCGCTCGAGGGTATTGTCCATACGG TCATGAATGCAATTATCTGCATAGATTACCATTACCAAGTC ATCAACTGCCGGACAACTCGAGGGATTGTTTCGGAAGAGAGAAGCACGGGGAATATCGAGATGATATGGGCGGAGTAGGATCTTTCAACCGGGTGAACAGGACCTTGTATATCGGGAAGATACAAGAGACGCCAGATAAGAAGCAGGCCGAGGAGACTTTGCTGAGGCATTTCGGCGAATGGGGGGAGATCATGAGAT GGAACATACTATACGGACGAGGCGTCGCATTTGTCATGTACACCTCAGAGCTGAACGCTCAATTCGCTAGAGAAGCAATGGCTAATCAAAGTATGGACGGGGACGAGATACTGAATGTCAG ATGGGCAACTGAAGATCCCAATCCAGGAGAAAAGAAGCGCGAGGCAGCTCGGATTCAACAGATGGGTGAAAAAGCGATCGCAGGTATGCTAGATGAAGACCTGGTAGAAGCTACTCAAACGATCAGAGCAttagaagaaggagatgtaGAAGATTTCTATCATATCGAACAATCTAAACCCGAGGATATACCGGAACAAcccgaagaagccgaagataGGCCAACGAAGAAGGTTAAAAGTGCCAATGGTAATGGAGGATTCTTCGATGCGGACGCTCTGGATAATCTGAAATTCTACGCTGAGATAGCGAAGAAACAAGCGCAggagaatcagaatcaagatAGGCTgaaggagaggaaagtcCCGCCCAAAGCTGTCGCCAAGCCAGCAGCGGGTGGGATGGCTTCGATGcttggtggatatgggaGTGACGATGAGAGTGATTGA